A portion of the Mus pahari chromosome 17, PAHARI_EIJ_v1.1, whole genome shotgun sequence genome contains these proteins:
- the Mchr1 gene encoding melanin-concentrating hormone receptor 1 → MDLQTSLLSTGPNASNISDGQDNLTLAGSPPRTRSVSYINIIMPSVFGTICLLGIVGNSTVIFAVVKKSKLHWCSNVPDIFIINLSVVDLLFLLGMPFMIHQLMGNGVWHFGETMCTLITAMDANSQFTSTYILTAMAIDRYLATVHPISSTKFRKPSMATLVICLLWALSFISITPVWLYARLIPFPGGAVGCGIRLPNPDTDLYWFTLYQFFLAFALPFVVITAAYVKILQRMTSSVAPASQRSIRLRTKRVTRTAIAICLVFFVCWAPYYVLQLTQLSISRPTLTFVYLYNAAISLGYANSCLNPFVYIVLCETFRKRLVLSVKPAAQGQLRTVSNAQTADEERTESKGT, encoded by the exons ATGGATCTGCAAACCTCGTTGCTGTCCACTGGCCCCAATGCCAGCAACATCTCCGATGGCCAGGATAATCTCACATTGGCGG GGTCACCTCCTCGCACAAGGAGTGTCTCCTACATCAACATCATCATGCCTTCAGTGTTTGGTACCATCTGTCTCCTGGGCATTGTGGGAAACTCCACAGTCATCTTTGCGGTGGTGAAGAAATCCAAGCTGCACTGGTGCAGCAACGTCCCTGACATCTTCATCATCAACCTCTCCGTGGTGGATCTGCTCTTCCTGCTGGGCATGCCTTTCATGATCCACCAGCTCATGGGTAATGGTGTCTGGCACTTTGGGGAAACCATGTGCACCCTCATCACAGCCATGGACGCCAACAGTCAGTTCACCAGCACCTACATCCTGACTGCTATGGCCATTGACCGCTACTTGGCCACCGTCCACCCCATCTCCTCCACCAAGTTCCGGAAGCCCTCCATGGCCACACTGGTGATCTGCCTCCTGTGGGCTCTCTCGTTCATTAGCATCACCCCTGTGTGGCTCTATGCCAGGCTCATCCCTTTCCCAGGGGGCGCCGTGGGCTGTGGCATCCGCCTGCCAAACCCAGATACTGACCTCTACTGGTTCACTCTGTATCAGTTTTTCCTGGCCTTTGCCCTTCCGTTCGTGGTCATCACTGCTGCGTATGTGAAAATACTACAGCGCATGACGTCTTCGGTGGCCCCAGCCTCTCAACGCAGCATTCGGCTTCGGACAAAGAGGGTGACCCGCACCGCCATTGCCATCTGTCTGGTCTTCTTTGTGTGCTGGGCGCCCTACTACGTGCTGCAGCTGACCCAGTTGTCCATCAGTCGCCCGACCCTCACGTTCGTCTACCTGTACAACGCAGCTATCAGCTTGGGCTATGCCAACAGCTGCCTCAATCCCTTTGTGTACATAGTACTCTGTGAGACCTTTCGAAAACGCTTGGTGCTGTCAGTGAAGCCCGCGGCCCAGGGGCAGCTTCGCACGGTCAGCAATGCTCAGACAGCTGACGAGGAGAGGACAGAAAGCAAAGGCACCTGA